Proteins encoded by one window of Papio anubis isolate 15944 chromosome 7, Panubis1.0, whole genome shotgun sequence:
- the MOAP1 gene encoding modulator of apoptosis 1, whose product MTLRLLEDWCRGMDMNPRKALLIAGISQSCSVAEIEEALQAGLAPLGEYRLLGRMFRRDENRKVALVGLTAETSHALVPKEIPGKGGIWRVIFKPPDSDNTFLSRLNEFLAGEGMTVGELTRALAHENGSLDLEQGMIPEMWAPMLAQALEALQPALQCLKYKKLRVFSGREPPEPGEEEFGRWMFHTTQMIKAWQVPDVEKRRRLLESLRGPALDVIRVLKINNPLITVDECLQALEEVFGVTDNPRELQVKYLTTYQKDEEKLSAYVLRLEPLLQKLVQRGAIERDAVNQARLDQVIAGAVHKTIRRELNLPEDGPAPGFLQLLVLIKDYEAAEEEEALLQEVLEGHFT is encoded by the coding sequence ATGACTTTGAGGCTTTTGGAAGACTGGTGCAGGGGGATGGACATGAACCCTCGGAAAGCGCTGTTGATTGCCGGCATCTCCCAGAGCTGCAGTGTGGCAGAAATCGAGGAGGCTCTGCAGGCTGGTTTAGCTCCCTTGGGGGAGTACAGACTGCTTGGAAGGATGTTCAGGAGGGATGAGAACAGGAAAGTAGCCTTAGTAGGGCTTACTGCGGAGACTAGTCACGCACTGGTCCCTAAGGAGATACCGGGAAAAGGGGGTATCTGGAGAGTGATTTTTAAGCCCCCTGACTctgataatacatttttaagcagattaaatgaatttttagcGGGAGAGGGCATGACGGTGGGTGAGTTGACCAGAGCTCTTGCACATGAAAATGGCTCCTTAGACCTAGAGCAGGGCATGATCCCAGAAATGTGGGCCCCTATGTTGGCACAGGCATTAGAGGCTCTTCAGCCTGCCCTGCAATGCTTGAAGTATAAAAAGCTGAGAGTGTTCTCGGGCAGGGAGCCTCCAGAACCAGGAGAAGAAGAATTTGGACGCTGGATGTTTCATACTACTCAGATGATAAAGGCGTGGCAGGTGCCAGATGTAGAGAAGAGAAGGCGATTGCTAGAGAGCCTTCGAGGCCCAGCACTTGATGTTATTCGTGTCCTCAAGATAAACAATCCTTTAATTACTGTCGATGAATGCCTGCAGGCTCTTGAGGAGGTATTTGGGGTTACAGATAATCCTAGAGAGTTGCAGGTCAAATATCTAACCACTTATCAGAAGGATGAGGAAAAGTTGTCGGCTTATGTACTAAGGCTGGAGCCTTTGTTACAGAAGCTGGTACAGAGAGGAGCAATTGAGAGAGATGCTGTGAATCAGGCCCGCCTAGACCAAGTCATTGCTGGCGCAGTCCACAAAACAATTCGCAGAGAGCTTAATCTGCCAGAGGATGGCCCAGCCCCTGGTTTCTTGCAGTTACTGGTACTAATAAAGGATTACGAGgcagctgaggaggaggaggccctTCTCCAGGAAGTATTAGAAGGGCATTTCACCTGA
- the TMEM251 gene encoding transmembrane protein 251 isoform X2, which translates to MMNFRQRMGWIGVGLYLLASAAAFYYVFEINETYNRLALEHIQQHPEEPLEGTTWTHSLKARLLSLPFWLWTIIFLVPYLQMFLFLYSCTRADPKTVGYCIIPICLAVICNRHQAFVKASNQISRLQLIDT; encoded by the coding sequence ATGATGAATTTCCGTCAGCGGATGGGATGGATTGGAGTGGGATTGTATCTGTTAGCAAGTGCGGCAGCATTTTACTATGTTTTTGAAATCAATGAGACTTACAATAGGCTGGCCTTGGAACACATTCAACAGCACCCTGAGGAGCCCCTTGAAGGAACCACATGGACACACTCCTTGAAAGCTCGATTACTCTCCTTGCCTTTTTGGTTGTGGACAATTATTTTTCTGGTACCTTACTTACAGATGTTTTTGTTCCTATACTCTTGTACAAGAGCTGATCCCAAAACAGTGGGCTACTGTATCATCCCTATATGCTTGGCAGTTATTTGCAATCGCCACCAGGCATTTGTCAAGGCTTCTAATCAGATCAGCAGACTACAACTGATTGACACATAA
- the TMEM251 gene encoding transmembrane protein 251 isoform X1 yields MVAFSEMPKPPDYSELNDSLTLAVGTGRFSGPLHRAWRMMNFRQRMGWIGVGLYLLASAAAFYYVFEINETYNRLALEHIQQHPEEPLEGTTWTHSLKARLLSLPFWLWTIIFLVPYLQMFLFLYSCTRADPKTVGYCIIPICLAVICNRHQAFVKASNQISRLQLIDT; encoded by the exons ATGGTGGCTTTCTCTGAAATGCCAAAGCCACCCGATTATTCAGAGCTGAATGACTCTTTAACGCTTGCCGTGGGAACAGGAAGATTTTCGGGACCATT gCACAGAGCATGGAGAATGATGAATTTCCGTCAGCGGATGGGATGGATTGGAGTGGGATTGTATCTGTTAGCAAGTGCGGCAGCATTTTACTATGTTTTTGAAATCAATGAGACTTACAATAGGCTGGCCTTGGAACACATTCAACAGCACCCTGAGGAGCCCCTTGAAGGAACCACATGGACACACTCCTTGAAAGCTCGATTACTCTCCTTGCCTTTTTGGTTGTGGACAATTATTTTTCTGGTACCTTACTTACAGATGTTTTTGTTCCTATACTCTTGTACAAGAGCTGATCCCAAAACAGTGGGCTACTGTATCATCCCTATATGCTTGGCAGTTATTTGCAATCGCCACCAGGCATTTGTCAAGGCTTCTAATCAGATCAGCAGACTACAACTGATTGACACATAA